The following are from one region of the Oscillatoria salina IIICB1 genome:
- the crtH gene encoding carotenoid isomerase, translating to MSGITPSYDAIVIGSGIGGLVTATQLAAKKAKVLVLERYLIPGGSAGYFEREGYRFDVGASMIFGFGTQGTTNLLTRALDAVDVSLETIPDPVQIHYHLPDNLEPKVHKNYEKFLQELTAYFPHEEEGIRRFYDECWKVFNCLNVMELLSLEEPRYLTRVFFQHPFACLGLVKYLPQNVGDIARRYIKDPQLLKFIDMECYCWSVVPAEKTPMINAGMVFSDRHYGGINYPQGGVGKIAQKLVEGLEKAGGEIQYQARVTKIILEKGKAVGVKLANGKEYRAKRIISNATRWDTFEKLLPPEKMPHAEKKWTKRYQKSPSFLSLHLGVKAEVLPPGTECHHILLAEWDRMAESEGTIFVSIPTLLDPSLAPEGYHIIHTFTPSWIDDWQGLNSKEYQNKKELAAANLIKRLEVIFPDLEAGLDYQEIGTPRTHRRFLGREDGTYGPIPRRKLPGLLRMPFNRTAISGLYCVGDSTFPGQGLNAVAFSGFACAHRVAVDLGL from the coding sequence ATGAGCGGAATTACACCATCTTATGACGCGATCGTCATCGGTTCAGGAATTGGCGGTTTAGTCACAGCCACCCAGCTAGCAGCAAAAAAGGCAAAAGTCCTAGTGCTAGAGCGCTATCTCATCCCCGGTGGTAGTGCTGGCTACTTCGAGCGAGAAGGCTATCGTTTTGACGTAGGAGCCTCAATGATTTTCGGTTTTGGTACTCAGGGAACCACCAACCTGCTTACCCGCGCTCTCGACGCAGTGGATGTCAGTTTAGAAACAATTCCCGACCCAGTGCAAATTCATTACCACCTTCCCGATAATTTAGAACCAAAAGTTCACAAAAATTATGAAAAGTTTTTACAAGAACTAACAGCTTACTTTCCCCACGAAGAAGAAGGAATACGTCGATTTTATGACGAATGCTGGAAAGTTTTTAACTGTTTAAATGTAATGGAATTGCTATCTTTAGAAGAACCGCGCTATCTGACGCGAGTATTTTTCCAGCATCCTTTTGCTTGTTTAGGATTAGTAAAATATTTACCACAAAATGTAGGTGACATTGCGCGTCGCTACATCAAAGACCCACAATTGCTTAAATTTATCGATATGGAATGTTATTGTTGGTCAGTAGTTCCCGCCGAAAAAACGCCAATGATTAATGCGGGAATGGTATTTTCCGACCGACATTATGGTGGGATAAACTATCCTCAAGGTGGTGTAGGAAAAATCGCCCAAAAATTAGTTGAAGGATTAGAAAAAGCAGGCGGCGAAATTCAATACCAAGCTAGAGTAACAAAAATTATTTTAGAAAAAGGTAAAGCGGTAGGTGTAAAATTAGCAAACGGCAAAGAATATCGAGCTAAACGAATTATCTCTAATGCTACACGCTGGGATACTTTTGAGAAATTATTACCTCCCGAAAAAATGCCTCATGCAGAGAAAAAATGGACTAAGCGCTATCAAAAATCGCCAAGTTTCTTAAGTTTACATTTAGGTGTGAAAGCAGAAGTTTTGCCTCCAGGTACAGAATGTCATCACATTTTGTTAGCAGAATGGGACAGAATGGCAGAGTCAGAAGGAACAATTTTTGTTTCGATTCCGACATTACTCGACCCTAGTTTAGCACCGGAAGGATATCATATTATTCATACATTTACGCCTAGCTGGATTGATGATTGGCAAGGCTTAAACAGCAAAGAATATCAAAATAAGAAAGAACTAGCCGCAGCTAATTTAATTAAGCGATTAGAGGTGATTTTTCCCGATCTAGAAGCAGGTTTAGATTATCAAGAAATAGGCACTCCACGCACTCATCGACGTTTTTTAGGTCGTGAGGATGGCACTTATGGACCAATTCCCCGCCGCAAGTTACCTGGTTTATTAAGAATGCCTTTTAATCGTACTGCAATATCTGGACTTTATTGTGTCGGGGATAGCACTTTTCCCGGTCAAGGTTTGAATGCGGTGGCTTT